A region of the Mytilus trossulus isolate FHL-02 chromosome 11, PNRI_Mtr1.1.1.hap1, whole genome shotgun sequence genome:
ACAAactcttttctttataaatgtgGTTTAATAGAAACAGAACTGTGCACTTTTTGCACTGAAACAAAAGAAAGCTTATTGCATATTTTTTGGGAATGTATATACAGCAAAAATATTTGGATAGCACTTCAAGATTTATTATTAACATGTGGATTTAGCCTTAAACATATAGAGGCAAAAGATGTTATTTTTGGTATTGGGGAAATTTTTGACACATATAATGTAGTACAAcatataatattgattttaaaattttatatttatagctGTAAAAATTCAGGAGAAAAACCTTATGTGAAAGGTAGTATtccatattaaaaatattttatagaatagaACAACAAACAGTAAATTTCTTATCGCTTACACaaaaagaatatatagataaaaaatggTTGCCATTACAATCTGTCCTAggtgatttaaatattttataactggTACGAAAATTATAGTTATATTTTGTTGTATGTCTTGCTACTTAGAGTTGTCATgtcatataataataatttatttaagacCATGCTTGAAACTGTACTTGTGTGTAATCCTGCtttattgttttctgtctttatgtaaaaaataaacaaattacaaaaaaaaccttttaaataaaaaagattccttatcaaaatcttataaaaacaCAATGCTTAGAACAAAAACTCACAGACAGAATGGAATAAGACATTGAATCCCTCACTTCTTTAAGAGTTGTGTCCTTTGACCATTTGGAAAattgtttttccttttattttcgTTTCCACACTCTTTATACTTAAAAGTTTCCCTCTTGCAAATGCTATGGGAGTTTGAAAATGCCGAGAATATCCAACACGCAGTCTACAGACTTCGATTAATTTACGGTCAGAAAGTTGTGTGTTACCTGCAAAACTTGAGCGAGGGCATTCGTGTCCTCATACATATTCTTCACTTATTTACCTATTTTTTGGTTATCATTATGTAACATTCCCTTAATGGGCCGATGATTGGTATAATAAAGTAATGGTATTTGTAAACATATCAATTATTGCTAAAAGCTGATATCATCAAAATAACGAAAGTGGTAATAGCAAGAAGgataaaaaataaccaaaagaataGTACATCTAATGCAGCGATACCACTTTTCCAATTCACTTTCTCTTCAACAATGTTCATCTTTTCAACAGCATTTGGTTTGACTCTTGATCGTCCAATGAGTGTAAGACGTTGTAACCATAACGTCACAGGTTTATCGTCCGATCTTGATACGAATCGAGATTGCACTGCCGATACAAGGACAGTTGCTGTGCCTATGCCAAGTTGCACcatgatataaatagaaataataggAGTGGTATCAGAACTTTTTGGCAAAGAAGCGCTCACTATTGTAAGAAAGACGGCAAACGATAGCCAGACTGTGATTGTATACCCCATTCTTTCTCCGCAATCAGCTGGAATCTGGAATGTGAATATATTAAGGATGGACAAAAGAATTATGGGTATTATTATGTTCATGACGATAAATAACGGTTTGCGTTTCATTTTTATGGAAAAAATGACCTTCGTTTCGAATGACTCCGTTTCATCTGACGAACTAGAGGAGACCACATCCCATTGTCCATTACTTTCCATGGCTTCATTCATGTTAATTCCATCCGAACCTACATGCAACATGACGTCATCAATATCCAAACTCCAGACGACAAATTCTAAATTACAAGTTTGTTTATCGAATGGAAAATAAGTGGGGTCAAGGTTACATTTCgattgaaaaatttgaaatggcTTCCAAAGTACGAATCCATCAGACGTAATATAGACTTGAATAAAATCTGAACCCAGTTCTTTAAGGTCTTTGAAACCGTTTCCAAGGGAAATGTCAGGTTTCCATACTTTCCCCTGGGGTACGTATATATACCATAAACCATCATATGAATTTGGATCCCATGATAAGAATTCATCCTTCCACTGGACTTCAATGAACCCAGTTGTGGTCATTCTTTGCTCGACTTCGTTAACATCATTTAGTCCATACAGAAAATATTCTACAAGAGCATCAACTGGTTCTGATTGGTTAATAATTGGTCGCACGAGTTTGTCGTACGACCTCGTTGTGAATAGTTCCGTCAGTAAATTTCTAACATCAGTGTCTGTTGCAGACTTTACAGTCCCGCAGAGAAAAATCCAAAATGCAAATGATGATAACCACATTTTGTTCTAGACCCTAGCTCGTCACTTGTTTCAGTCCGGCTACTAATTCAAACGATTTTGCCTTGCTCCACACACCtggaataaacaaacaatatctacttttaaaaaagaggggcgaaagataccagagggacatgcAAACTCATGTATTTGAACTAAGGTGACAACACAATGGctaagaaaacaaaagaacaaacagacaaataatagtacacaagacacaaaataaaaactaaagactaagcaatacAAACCccaactaaatatatatatatattatataaacgagtctaaattgaaatctacgttcaaacctatgattgcgttggataaaaaccgcaatttttatacgtgtgcatgttaaacaaatttcgttgtagaagggtctaaaaacagcacaaacaacattttccaaaagaccaaaaaagttaaaaagtatatttaaacaaaacgcatttaactaattatatatatatataataaaaactataacacAAATTCCCATACGTTTCGGCCATTACGGTATTCTTTATTGAGAATACATTACaacattctatatatatatgcaaatttaACGAAAAAGATCAGAATTGTTATTCCTGCAATTAATTTTTGCCAGTGACTTTTTGGGGTTAGACAGCAGAATAGATACTTTTTTTATCAGTTGTGTAGTCTTACAGTGGTATTATCTTCCTGAATAAACGGCTGTTcgtttttgtaatattttcaacTGATACTCACTTTCTCAGTTaaacatattcaaaatatatttctcatttagcattttttttttatatataaaccgCTTTCTATAGGTtttgcaaaacaaacaaaatcaaaagctatatatatttttcactgTATAGCTAAATGTACTTCGACATTCAAAGTATATACTTTAGATTTTAGATGCAGGATGGTTGGATATGTGGTTGATACTTGACTctacatttgtttaaatatagatcagactgttggttttcctgtttgaattgttttacattaatattaTGACCTTTTATAGTTTACTCTTCGATGTGAGTAACTTCAAGGACCCGTATGGAGGATGTTCTGTGACccataatggtttatttttacaaattgtgacttgaatggagaaaTGTAACATCgacactcataccatatcttctatTATCTTAAATCCATTAGGTATACCGACCCCGTTTAATCACAAGTTCCCGTTTTTATTCTCCATCaatggacattatgttttctggtctgtgcttccgttcgttcgttcgtccgtctgtcccgcttcaggttaaagtttttggtcgagatagtttttgatgaagtagaagtcctatcaacttgaaacttagtacacatgttccctatgatatgaacTTCTAATTTCACCTCCAAATTAGAGTAAcagttttttacattttttacggaccactgaacatagaaaatgatagtgcggatggggatGTCCGTGTACTACATTCTTGTTTCATAACGTTTAAATATCATGTTATGATGTAATTTAATGTGTTGTCACATtcacaaatataacaaattacaaCTTTTGCAATAGGGAAAAAAGGTGTTTGTTGTATTGTACCGCCATAAGAGGGACGTTTATTATATAACTTTGGACATCATATAAACACCAGTTCGATATTTAGCTATAATTACTAAGAAAGAAAATTACGCGCTGATAATATGCCAACGTAACTTTCTTAGTTATCATGGCCAAATATTGAACTGTTGTTTGTATTATGCCcaaagttttataataaatgttgtCCTTCTTGTGGCGTTAATTGGATTCATATATCATTAAGCGATTTGTGCTATCAAGAAATAGttaattattcatttgttttaatcttgGTATGATGAGAAAAGTGTCTTACTTAGCAGATACTTTAAACTATTATTGATAATTTCCAACTAAATATTGTagtattgatattgatttttataaaagtaaagtaatGGCTCAGACCCAGTTTTTATGCTTTCTTTAAGTTACATTATTACGAGAATAagtaattgaatatttcttagAAATTTTGATTCGTTAAAACTTGATAGACTGCATAATTGGGTTACTGTTTTAACGCCAGGAGGTCTGAAAGACTGTCATCTAAGTGAGAGggttaatccaccattttctacatttgaaaatgcctgtaccaagtcaggaatatgacagttcttgtccattcgtttttgatgcgttttgttatttgattttgccatgtgattgtggactttccgaattgattttcctctcagttcatttttttgtgattttactttttacagttCCCAAATATCAATACAGAA
Encoded here:
- the LOC134689644 gene encoding neuronal acetylcholine receptor subunit alpha-6-like produces the protein MWLSSFAFWIFLCGTVKSATDTDVRNLLTELFTTRSYDKLVRPIINQSEPVDALVEYFLYGLNDVNEVEQRMTTTGFIEVQWKDEFLSWDPNSYDGLWYIYVPQGKVWKPDISLGNGFKDLKELGSDFIQVYITSDGFVLWKPFQIFQSKCNLDPTYFPFDKQTCNLEFVVWSLDIDDVMLHVGSDGINMNEAMESNGQWDVVSSSSSDETESFETKVIFSIKMKRKPLFIVMNIIIPIILLSILNIFTFQIPADCGERMGYTITVWLSFAVFLTIVSASLPKSSDTTPIISIYIMVQLGIGTATVLVSAVQSRFVSRSDDKPVTLWLQRLTLIGRSRVKPNAVEKMNIVEEKVNWKSGIAALDVLFFWLFFILLAITTFVILMISAFSNN